In a genomic window of Variovorax paradoxus:
- a CDS encoding AMP-binding protein: protein MARHQQTVFPVPGRFGGQWRIACTNACLHQETPLPQTTPRVANVGELVSRCARLHGPRIALRTESRSLSYEALDRRSNRLANALLGLGLARGDRVGIYLPNCIEIVEVELACYKAALVKAPFNARLSPAEVGEIVANSGAALIVTTAERAEAFLPHLKGDARPLLLFVDAPEGDAASYEGALGRASDAFEAARVEADELAVLHYTSGSSGVLKAAMQTFGNRLAQLRKFLVRSEGMREGHLLGLVGPVTHASGMQIVPALCSGATIRLFAGFEPGRFLADMKAERVTHTFMVPTMINMLLAELEGRYRPLPDLQRLGYGAAPMAPARILRAMDVFGPVLSQGYGAGETTSGVCGLGVEDHLFARAAAPGRLASCGRPFLESLVEIVDDAGQPVASGEIGEIVVSGPDVFAGYWRAPELTAEVLKNGRYHTGDLARADDQGFVYIVDRKKDMVISGGFNVYPSEVEAVLYQHEAVADACVFAVPDDKWGEAVAAHVVLKPGHALDLGALDAFCAERLGGFKRPRRVEFVGALPKNPNGKVARKAIQAPYWAGQSRMVN, encoded by the coding sequence ATGGCTCGGCATCAGCAAACGGTATTTCCTGTGCCGGGCCGCTTTGGCGGACAGTGGCGCATCGCATGCACGAACGCATGCCTGCATCAGGAGACACCCTTGCCCCAGACCACCCCCCGGGTCGCCAACGTCGGCGAACTCGTTTCGCGCTGCGCGCGCCTGCACGGCCCGCGGATCGCGCTGCGCACCGAATCGCGCAGCCTCAGCTACGAGGCGCTCGACCGCCGGTCGAACCGGCTCGCCAACGCGCTGCTGGGGCTGGGCCTCGCGCGCGGCGACCGCGTCGGCATCTACCTGCCGAACTGCATCGAGATCGTCGAGGTCGAGCTGGCCTGCTACAAGGCCGCGCTGGTCAAGGCGCCGTTCAATGCGCGGCTCTCGCCCGCCGAGGTCGGCGAGATCGTCGCCAACAGCGGCGCCGCGCTGATCGTCACCACGGCCGAGCGTGCCGAAGCCTTCCTGCCGCACCTGAAGGGCGACGCGCGCCCGCTGCTGCTGTTCGTCGACGCGCCCGAAGGCGACGCCGCTTCCTACGAGGGCGCGCTCGGCCGCGCCAGCGACGCCTTCGAGGCCGCGCGCGTCGAGGCCGACGAGCTCGCGGTGCTGCACTACACCTCGGGCTCCTCGGGCGTGCTCAAGGCCGCGATGCAGACCTTCGGCAACCGGCTCGCGCAGCTGCGCAAGTTCCTCGTGCGTTCCGAGGGCATGCGCGAAGGCCACCTGCTGGGCCTGGTCGGCCCGGTCACCCATGCCTCGGGCATGCAGATCGTGCCCGCGCTGTGCAGCGGCGCCACCATCCGGCTGTTCGCGGGCTTCGAGCCCGGCCGCTTCCTCGCCGACATGAAGGCCGAGCGCGTGACCCACACCTTCATGGTGCCGACCATGATCAACATGCTGCTGGCCGAGCTCGAGGGCCGCTACCGCCCGCTGCCCGACCTGCAGCGCCTGGGCTACGGCGCCGCGCCGATGGCGCCCGCGCGCATCCTGCGCGCCATGGACGTGTTCGGCCCGGTGCTGTCGCAGGGCTACGGCGCGGGCGAGACCACCTCGGGCGTGTGCGGCCTCGGCGTGGAGGACCACCTGTTCGCGCGCGCCGCCGCGCCCGGGCGGCTGGCCTCGTGCGGCCGGCCCTTCCTCGAGTCGCTGGTGGAGATCGTCGACGACGCGGGCCAGCCCGTGGCGAGTGGCGAGATCGGCGAGATCGTGGTCAGCGGCCCCGACGTGTTCGCCGGCTACTGGCGCGCGCCCGAGCTCACGGCCGAGGTGCTGAAGAACGGCCGCTACCACACGGGCGACCTCGCGCGCGCCGACGACCAGGGCTTCGTCTACATCGTCGATCGCAAGAAGGACATGGTGATCAGCGGCGGCTTCAACGTCTATCCCTCGGAGGTCGAGGCCGTGCTCTACCAGCACGAGGCCGTCGCCGATGCCTGCGTGTTCGCCGTGCCCGACGACAAGTGGGGCGAGGCCGTGGCCGCGCACGTGGTGCTCAAGCCCGGCCACGCGCTCGACCTGGGCGCGCTCGATGCCTTCTGCGCCGAGCGGCTCGGCGGCTTCAAGCGGCCGCGCCGCGTGGAGTTCGTGGGCGCGCTGCCGAAGAACCCGAACGGCAAGGTCGCGCGCAAGGCGATCCAGGCGCCGTACTGGGCCGGCCAGAGCCGCATGGTCAACTGA
- a CDS encoding tripartite tricarboxylate transporter substrate binding protein, whose translation MCFTDRRRFLGTASAALAAFALPAASRARAAAAAWPERPIKWVVPYLAGTGPDITARVLAEAVGPLLGQPVVIENKGGAGGNIGARLVARAPADGYTWIYSAAPMAANMRMYRSPGYDALKDFRHLMRLTTSDIVLVVHADAGIASLSDLAAKARAQPGKLDYASGGVGTPSHLGVELLLSALGAQATHVPYKGASELVNAILGRQVVFGTPILSVAYPQIQAGKLRALAIAGARRNPSLPEVPTLAELGVKGVELTSWGGISVPAGTPDAIAERIRVAFEKALAQPAVQATLAENGGLASPQGAVDYTRGFTQEMALTEAMMKQAGLQPQ comes from the coding sequence ATGTGCTTCACGGATCGCCGCCGCTTCCTCGGCACCGCTTCCGCCGCGCTGGCCGCCTTCGCGCTGCCGGCCGCCTCGCGTGCCCGCGCGGCCGCCGCGGCCTGGCCCGAGCGCCCGATCAAGTGGGTCGTGCCCTACCTCGCGGGCACCGGCCCCGACATCACGGCACGCGTGCTCGCCGAGGCCGTGGGCCCGCTGCTGGGCCAGCCGGTGGTGATCGAGAACAAGGGCGGTGCCGGCGGCAACATCGGCGCGCGGCTGGTGGCGCGCGCGCCGGCCGACGGCTACACCTGGATCTACTCGGCCGCGCCGATGGCGGCCAACATGCGCATGTACCGCAGCCCCGGCTACGACGCGCTCAAGGACTTCCGCCACCTCATGCGGCTCACCACCTCCGACATCGTGCTGGTGGTGCATGCCGACGCGGGCATCGCGAGCCTGTCCGATCTGGCCGCGAAGGCGCGGGCCCAGCCCGGCAAGCTCGACTACGCCTCGGGCGGCGTCGGCACGCCCTCGCACCTCGGCGTGGAGCTGCTGCTGAGCGCGCTCGGCGCGCAGGCCACGCACGTGCCCTACAAGGGCGCTTCGGAACTGGTCAACGCGATCCTCGGCCGGCAGGTGGTGTTCGGCACGCCGATCCTGTCGGTGGCCTATCCGCAGATCCAGGCCGGCAAGCTCAGGGCGCTCGCGATCGCGGGCGCGCGTCGCAACCCCTCGCTGCCCGAAGTGCCCACCCTGGCCGAGCTCGGCGTGAAGGGCGTCGAGCTGACTTCCTGGGGCGGCATCTCGGTGCCGGCCGGCACGCCCGATGCGATCGCCGAGCGCATTCGCGTGGCCTTCGAGAAGGCGCTCGCGCAGCCCGCGGTGCAGGCCACGCTGGCCGAGAACGGCGGCCTGGCCAGCCCGCAGGGCGCCGTCGACTACACGCGCGGCTTCACGCAGGAGATGGCGCTGACCGAGGCGATGATGAAGCAGGCGGGCTTGCAGCCGCAGTGA
- a CDS encoding LysR family transcriptional regulator: protein MVAFLRVAELGSFSAAADLLGITPSAASRQVKRLEKEIGVQLLQRTTRQLRLTEAGAEAFERCRELAAAAQDTMALAQRFSAEPRGLVRLSAPKAFARRVLHPLVLDFLARHPAVDVQLIVEDRDIDPIREGVDLVVRLTTEPPEGLVARRLMAVAHILVAAPAYLEGHAAIAHPRDLAAHSCLSLGEHERDNHWRFSRPGEDDVEVTVHGRYIANHSEMRMEAATAGLGVACVPAFSAQQALGDGRVARVLGDWEFRGNYHGHAWILYPPNRFTVPKCRVLIDHLVARLETEG from the coding sequence ATGGTGGCCTTCCTGCGCGTGGCCGAGCTCGGCAGCTTCTCGGCCGCGGCCGACCTGCTGGGCATCACGCCCTCGGCCGCGAGCCGGCAGGTGAAGCGGCTCGAGAAGGAGATCGGCGTGCAGCTGCTGCAGCGCACGACGCGCCAGCTGCGCCTGACCGAGGCCGGCGCCGAGGCCTTCGAGCGCTGCCGCGAACTGGCGGCCGCGGCGCAGGACACGATGGCGCTGGCGCAGCGCTTCTCGGCCGAGCCGCGCGGGCTGGTGCGGTTGAGCGCGCCCAAGGCCTTCGCGCGCCGGGTGCTGCATCCGCTGGTGCTGGACTTCCTCGCGCGCCATCCCGCGGTCGACGTGCAGCTGATCGTGGAGGACCGCGACATCGATCCGATCCGCGAGGGCGTGGACCTCGTGGTGCGGCTCACCACCGAGCCGCCCGAGGGGCTGGTGGCGCGCCGGCTGATGGCGGTGGCGCACATCCTGGTGGCCGCGCCCGCGTACCTCGAGGGCCACGCGGCCATCGCGCACCCGCGCGACCTCGCGGCCCACAGCTGCCTGTCGCTGGGCGAGCACGAACGCGACAACCACTGGCGCTTCAGCCGCCCCGGCGAGGACGACGTGGAAGTGACGGTGCACGGCCGCTACATCGCCAACCACAGCGAGATGCGCATGGAGGCCGCGACGGCCGGCCTGGGCGTGGCCTGCGTGCCGGCCTTCTCGGCGCAGCAGGCCCTGGGCGACGGCCGCGTGGCGCGCGTGCTCGGCGACTGGGAGTTCCGCGGCAACTACCACGGCCATGCGTGGATCCTCTATCCGCCGAACCGCTTCACGGTGCCCAAGTGCCGGGTGCTGATCGACCACTTGGTAGCGCGGCTAGAGACCGAGGGCTGA
- a CDS encoding acyl-CoA dehydrogenase family protein, with product MNASLPSSGAHARPFEGSARAAELIARIEDFLHGELADLVRAHGIDHEHGASRELLRQVWRRSQTLGFYGMTLPEAMGGLGLSVLDHVLVKEAIYASGSPLAPHVLGELSGPPRVGALVRKATPHHMERFIVPVARAEKAICFALTEAEAGSDAGAVQTRAVREGEHFVLNGRKRFISGSPFADFAVLMASTASDPAQREVSAFFVDLTQPGVRVEAGYKTMAGQSHTGDIVLEDCRIPVANLVGEPGRGLALALGRITVNRLLHCPAMVGLAAVALRDACEYAGQRRQFGRAIGQFQAIQHLLADMATELAAARALMLATARQIDAGSEARAEASMAKLFCSESAFRIADRAVQIHGGEGIVQGRRVEFLFRMLRMYRVLTGTSEIQRNTIARELLGELSS from the coding sequence ATGAACGCATCCCTCCCGTCGTCCGGCGCCCATGCGCGCCCCTTCGAAGGCTCCGCGCGCGCGGCCGAGCTGATCGCGCGCATCGAGGACTTCCTGCACGGCGAGCTCGCCGACCTGGTGCGCGCGCACGGCATCGACCACGAGCACGGCGCGAGCCGCGAGCTGCTGCGGCAGGTCTGGCGCCGTTCGCAGACGCTGGGCTTCTACGGCATGACCCTGCCCGAAGCCATGGGCGGGCTCGGCCTCAGCGTGCTCGACCACGTGCTCGTCAAGGAAGCGATCTACGCGAGCGGCTCGCCGCTGGCGCCGCACGTGCTCGGCGAGCTCAGCGGCCCGCCGCGCGTGGGTGCGCTGGTGCGCAAGGCCACGCCGCACCACATGGAGCGCTTCATCGTGCCGGTGGCGCGCGCCGAGAAGGCGATCTGCTTCGCGCTGACCGAGGCCGAGGCCGGCTCCGACGCGGGCGCGGTGCAGACACGCGCCGTGCGCGAGGGCGAACACTTCGTGCTCAACGGCCGCAAGCGCTTCATCTCGGGCTCGCCCTTCGCCGACTTCGCGGTGCTGATGGCTTCCACCGCGAGCGACCCGGCGCAGCGCGAGGTCAGCGCCTTCTTCGTCGACCTCACGCAGCCCGGCGTGCGCGTGGAGGCCGGCTACAAGACCATGGCCGGCCAGTCGCACACCGGCGACATCGTGCTCGAGGACTGCCGCATCCCGGTGGCGAACCTCGTGGGCGAACCGGGCCGCGGCCTGGCGCTCGCGCTCGGGCGCATCACGGTCAATCGCCTGCTGCACTGCCCCGCGATGGTGGGGCTGGCTGCGGTGGCGCTGCGCGATGCCTGCGAGTACGCGGGCCAGCGGCGCCAGTTCGGCCGCGCCATCGGCCAGTTCCAGGCGATCCAGCACCTGCTCGCCGACATGGCGACCGAGCTGGCGGCCGCGCGCGCGCTGATGCTCGCGACCGCGCGCCAGATCGATGCCGGCTCGGAGGCGCGCGCCGAGGCCTCGATGGCCAAGCTGTTCTGCTCCGAGTCGGCCTTCCGCATCGCCGACCGCGCGGTGCAGATCCACGGCGGCGAGGGCATCGTGCAAGGCCGGCGCGTGGAGTTCCTGTTCCGCATGCTGCGCATGTACCGCGTGCTGACCGGCACCAGCGAGATCCAGCGCAACACCATCGCGCGCGAGCTGCTCGGCGAGCTCTCGAGCTGA